The Octopus sinensis unplaced genomic scaffold, ASM634580v1 Contig12656, whole genome shotgun sequence genomic sequence aaatacacacacatttacacagggGCAAAACTTTTATTATAACTACTAAGTTTGTAAAATGCTATGAGCTTCGTATTTTAATTGCCAAATGAAGCCATTTCTCGTTCTTCGCGGTTTTATTGCCTCTTGGATAAGACAtgactttgtatatttataattttctccATCAATTCTTCTTTAATTTAcgcctgcatatacatatatactagcaattTGCTACTGGTTATACTTTTTCACATACAGATGTAGACAtaagagcatacacacacacacattgatgtacTTATGCAATAACTCACACACACGTTGATTATATAACCTGAGTCACTTTCTTGCAAAACTCTAGTTTTAGAATCGGTAAccagtatatattatgtatatataatatatatatatatatatattatatatatatatatatatatatatatatatatagatatatatatattatatatattttatatttatatacatatatatatatatatatatgatatatccagagagagagagagagagagagagagagtgaaagaaggagagagagatggtcGTATCCTACAAGCAGTCGTCAACTATTTTTATCGAAACGGTTATTAACCCGATATTTACACGCTATTTTTTTTAGGTCTATTTGCTTCGTGATTCACCTTTCATATAAAGAATTATTTCGTGTTCTCTAagttttctaaattcttatgatatcaagcatatatatatatatatatatatatatatatatatatatattatatataatacgtaaatcatatatttgaatatatgtaatatatatatctatataatacatatattcacaaatatatgatatacgtatttacttttatatgaatatatattgaaacacttgcacatacatatacatatatatacaataatacatgcgtatatatatatatatgtatgtatatatatatatatatatatatatatacatacacatattcaagtatatgtatatatgcagctgTGCGTgtcgtcgtgtgtatgtatgaaaagaaacaaaacattttctgATGGTAGACATATATCGGTGAGTAAAATTTATTGATGATATCGATTTGTCTGGGACTTCAAATGTCGCCTTTAACGGCGTATCTgcttatctgtgtgtgcatatgtatatatatatatatatatatatatatatatatatataatatatatatatatgtatatatatttacacacatatatatatgcgtgtgtatctatgtatatatatatgtgtgtatatttgtatatatatgtatatatatatatatatatatatatatatatatatataatatatacattaaggAATGAATAGGTCGCGTTGAattaaataatacataataaattatatatatatgtatatacatacatgcatgtatgggtacaggacgtcaccaacggtgcaaataacatgaaatatgtaaagaaaCGAGGGAAAAACGAGTGAAATATGTAGACAACGAGAAAAATGGGAaataggacaagtaaacacagtgaagggacccttcatcagttgctggTTATCTACCTACTCCtcttttcgagcattcaacgacaataggAGTCgccaaagacagttgctcccataaactctaaaatgaaatttaggatttatggagggtcaaagttgggaatagAAAAATAACAGTGGAAATATGCAagaaaaccgaacgaaaacaagcaTAGAGTGTCGtaagaccagaacgagaggaaaataataAACGCTGGgagaaacccttttttttttgaaagagaaaatatagaagaaaaagagagaaaaccaCGTCCGTTCTTTCAAACGTCCgtacaggaaaagaaagattgtcatgtgaggaaaagaaagatggacgattgTCCCGTGGGAGTaacgagagagaagagagagagagagagagagagagagatagaaaacggtgaagaagAGAGGGGAAAGAACGGAATTAGATATACATAGCATCTTAAAAGCCGCACTCCGCGCGGACTTTTACACTGGTGATCTAATTAGGCCTGCGGCCCAAGACGATAAACCATTTTTTTGCATCCTACTATCTCAGATGTATATCACAGAGTATCACATTTGGAGAATTTTGTATCACGGGGACATTTGAAGATAAACAGCAGGATATTCTTGGTTTTACTATTTGATGTGAATATGAATAGATTGCTACCATTTCCAACTCTGGAACATCGAACATAGGGCTGACCATAAGAAACAATTTTCAGTGATTGTCCTTGACCCTTGTTAATTGACATTGTAAAACTAACTCTTACTGGAAATTGAGGTCTCTTGAATTTAAAGTGCCTTTCTGCTAGAATCAgtggaattcttggaataaatacattttctccCTTTCCTTGTCCAGTGAGGATTGTTGCTTCCAAAAGATGTGGATGCAATTGCCTGATAATGAGTCTTGTTCCACTGCACATCTTTGGGGATCCAGATTTCTGAGAAGCATGATTGGGACTCCTTTCTTCAATGGCAGTTTGTAAGAAGACATTCCAAGAAGATCCAAGGAGTTAAGAAACTCAGGAGTTGTTATTatagaagatacatatatattgtggctTTGTATCTCTGTTTgacccctaccaccacttgataactggtgttcgCATGTTTACGTtcaaataacttagcagttcggtaaaagagatcaatgaaaaagtactaggcataaaaaagaaactggtgccgatttgttcgattaaaacttTTCAGCAAGGTGCCCCAGCGTGGTCGCAGGCTGATGACTAAAGATAAAAGAACCACTAGATTATTTAGTAGGTCTTTAAGCTTAGGTATTCACATATCCCAGTAATACTATGGCATTAAAACCTCTCACGGTCgctttatctgctagaaataacaacctgaATGCTTTAAAATCAGATtctaatgctggatgttcaagaaccaaatgaagggtaaATTTTCAATCTCGGGgccatcctgattccaaaaagttaTAATATGTCTATGAAGAGCAGATGTAGACTGCGATTATAGGGGTCTCAGACCGACAGACAAAATTTCGCTGTTATTaacatactagcttaaaagccgcattCCGTGCGGACTTTTAACCTAGTCCCTACAGAGGGCTATTTGGGCCAATTTCTAATTTATATCACAGAATATCACATTTAGGGAATATTGTATTTGGAGTATCACATTTGTAGATTACAGTAAAGCGCCAGGATGAACAGCATTCTTGGTTGACAGACAGACTGCCGCATTCATTATTGTAGATAACGGAGGTAAATGTCACAAAGTTTTGATATTAAATTCAAAAAGTTTTAgaattaaattctaaaaaaacTTTGATCAGTTTTCTGACACAGAATATCACGTTTATTATTATAGCTTAGGCAGGTAACTCTTGTAAACTGTTTGAAACCTCTCCTAGTAGGTTTACTTGCTTTTAATAGCAGCCCAAATGCTCTTACATcaaatcccaatgctggatgttcaagaaccaaatgaaggtcAGATGTTCAATCCCGTGATCATCCTGATTCCGAAAAGgtgtaatatgtctatgtagagcaaatgtacaCTGAGAAACAGGGgtcccagacagacagaatttcacttcTATTTGTATagaatacatagatacagacgGAGTAggggcttacgaaccacatggttccgggttcagtcccactgcgtggcaccttgggaaagtggcttctactatagtcttgggccgaccaaagccttgtgagtggatttggtaggtggaaacccgttgtatgtatgtatatatatatatatatatatatatacatcaaccctatacatacacacgtccagaccccgcatacgcacttatactctctcatacacacacacacacttatacatactaatacgtactaatacatactaatacatactaatacatacaccaaccaaccccatacatacgcacgtccagaccaatcctacgcactaatactctctcatacacacacacacacacacacacatacccttatacatacaatacatacaccaaccctatacatacacacatccagacccctcctacgcactattagctggtccctcaaccctattatcaaccctattatctccccttatttcgctctcgcgtctcatgtttgatctttgacctctggccgaaatcagatcgccatgttgattcgttagctactgcacgcattttttttctctccttctttctgtgtttttttttctctctgtgtatctttctgttgaagagcgtaggctcgaaacgttaaagacttgttttatttatatttcctgagcgccatactaatacaattgttcgtttgttttccacctgccttcgtcttttgtttattttcataaagcttcccgttatatattatgcgctcacgtggtctcactttcatcctatattctaccaataccactatcaacacttacctctaccttggattttctttacctcttggatacttaccattggctgcacctctctttcgcggatcaaagtgactttgcattgatgtgaaatccttaaaaaatataccacgacgtctacacatttctcaccttgaactttcaaccttgaacttgttcgcataaactgtcccgtttgttgtatttttattttctcttatattaccactttttttacattcatttcatgctttccacattttcctgcatatttgttctcctttccgtcttcttccctcctctggatgtccatactccgtttcctctgcctgcaccccccttttttttgcctcccctctctgcttcccttctttctttcccttttccgtttgccccgtcttttctgcccctatcgcttacttatctagtttttcatacgattattatttttttgtttttttgaacgtttgttttttccccttttttcgctatccttttttctatttttttt encodes the following:
- the LOC115229442 gene encoding uncharacterized protein LOC115229442 produces the protein MCSGTRLIIRQLHPHLLEATILTGQGKGENVFIPRIPLILAERHFKFKRPQFPVRVSFTMSINKGQGQSLKIVSYGQPYVRCSRVGNGSNLFIFTSNSKTKNILLFIFKCPRDTKFSKCDTL